A genomic stretch from Rhodobacterales bacterium HKCCA1288 includes:
- a CDS encoding DUF1156 domain-containing protein — MTQTYKKKLIEVAIPLEAINTASMKEKTNPFLKGHPRALHQWWARRPLPACRAILFAQLVDDPSNFPDVFPTESEVLRERQRLFTIIEDLIEWNNSSNPSVLKRAADEIEKSTNGELPTVLDPFSGGGAIPFEAQRLGLKTVASDLNPVAALISKAMIDFPARFSGRPPVHDGAREKHSYEQSEGLSEDIRYYGKVLRDLAEEKIGKYYPTISIKGSGEMRVAAWLWSRTVPSPDPAFGGAHVPIAATFVLSKKKGAEAFIEPVVDKSSGKVDFLVRYSGDKDLLNTAAQGTKKGRGANFVCLLSNSPITPDYVKKCGQRGEIGTKLMCIVAEGDRKRIYASPTVEHERIATHLARPDINEITLPQHSQYIGVLGYGMSTFSDLFSPRQAMCLKELIDLLPEVRDRVEEDINISRQGAGESFSDKEKREYIRAINLYLGFAIDKLADFMNAHCGWNAANENISHMFGRHVIPMVWDYVEGNPFGGMIGIDSICRSVSGGLANAGLGLVGDVQHTSAQTVSVEEKCVVVSTDPPYYDNIPYADISDFFYGLLRKSQKFAFPEIISTLSAPKSEELVADRVRYGGPEAAESFFLDGMTQAMVNLQRQASDDFPITIYYAFKQNEIETEGVASTGWATFLQAVFDADLSVVGTWPIRTENSVRRRASKSNALANSVVLVCRRKVLSADKITRAEFIRALKRELPPAIAELQAANVSPADMPQSAIGPGMGVFSRYKAVLEADDNPMTVKTALQLINAELDEFLNDLHGEFDADTRFAATWFEQHGNDKGDYGSADNLARARGISVESVKHAGIVESSAGKVRILKRSELDADWDPLEDDHLTIWECCQHLIRVLENDGEYAAAVLVKKIGSDKAETVKDLAYYLYEVCSTKRQDAKEATAYNGLIAVWTELTRQAATIQIEDQYRQSAMDI, encoded by the coding sequence ATGACCCAGACTTATAAGAAGAAACTCATCGAAGTTGCCATCCCGCTGGAAGCCATTAACACGGCGTCCATGAAGGAGAAGACTAACCCATTTTTGAAGGGACATCCACGAGCGCTCCATCAGTGGTGGGCAAGGCGACCATTGCCAGCATGCCGCGCCATCTTGTTTGCGCAGCTTGTCGACGATCCGTCCAACTTCCCTGATGTTTTTCCAACTGAAAGTGAAGTTCTTAGGGAAAGACAGAGGCTATTTACGATAATCGAAGACCTAATCGAATGGAACAACTCTTCGAATCCATCCGTCCTAAAACGAGCGGCAGATGAGATAGAAAAGTCGACAAACGGGGAATTGCCCACAGTATTAGATCCATTTTCCGGTGGAGGTGCTATTCCGTTTGAGGCTCAACGCCTTGGGCTTAAAACGGTCGCTAGCGACCTTAATCCTGTTGCGGCACTAATCTCAAAAGCAATGATTGATTTTCCAGCTCGGTTCTCTGGAAGGCCACCTGTACATGATGGTGCTCGCGAGAAGCACAGCTACGAGCAATCCGAGGGACTTTCTGAGGATATTAGATACTACGGAAAGGTCCTGAGGGACTTGGCCGAAGAAAAAATTGGAAAATACTATCCGACTATTTCAATTAAGGGGAGTGGCGAGATGAGGGTGGCAGCGTGGCTTTGGAGCCGCACTGTCCCATCGCCCGACCCAGCATTTGGAGGAGCTCACGTTCCTATCGCGGCAACCTTTGTTCTCTCCAAAAAGAAAGGGGCGGAGGCATTCATAGAGCCCGTGGTGGATAAGTCATCGGGTAAAGTGGATTTTTTGGTGCGCTACTCCGGTGATAAAGACCTCCTTAACACGGCGGCGCAAGGAACCAAGAAAGGAAGGGGGGCCAACTTTGTCTGCCTACTTTCAAATTCACCCATTACTCCGGACTATGTGAAGAAGTGTGGGCAGCGAGGTGAAATTGGCACTAAACTAATGTGCATAGTTGCCGAGGGTGATAGAAAAAGAATATACGCATCACCAACGGTTGAGCACGAGCGCATTGCAACGCACTTGGCGCGCCCCGATATAAATGAAATCACACTCCCTCAGCACTCACAGTATATAGGTGTGCTGGGGTATGGCATGAGTACATTCTCTGACCTATTTTCTCCGCGCCAGGCGATGTGCCTTAAAGAACTTATAGATTTACTGCCCGAGGTAAGAGACAGAGTCGAGGAAGATATTAATATTTCCAGACAAGGCGCGGGCGAGTCCTTCAGTGATAAAGAAAAGAGAGAATATATTCGAGCCATCAACCTTTACTTGGGTTTTGCTATAGATAAGCTTGCAGATTTTATGAATGCGCATTGTGGGTGGAATGCTGCCAATGAAAATATATCACATATGTTCGGACGCCACGTCATACCAATGGTTTGGGATTATGTAGAGGGAAATCCATTCGGCGGTATGATTGGAATTGACAGCATCTGCCGAAGCGTTTCTGGCGGCCTTGCCAATGCTGGGCTGGGCTTGGTTGGAGACGTCCAGCATACTTCCGCTCAGACTGTATCTGTTGAAGAAAAGTGCGTCGTAGTGTCTACTGACCCACCGTACTATGATAATATTCCATACGCGGATATTTCTGATTTTTTTTATGGCCTGCTTAGAAAATCGCAAAAATTTGCATTTCCAGAGATCATCTCGACACTTAGTGCACCCAAATCTGAAGAGCTTGTAGCTGATAGAGTAAGATATGGAGGACCAGAGGCGGCAGAGTCGTTTTTCTTGGACGGCATGACCCAAGCCATGGTGAACTTACAGAGACAAGCGTCAGATGATTTCCCAATCACAATTTATTATGCATTTAAGCAGAACGAGATTGAGACAGAAGGCGTGGCTTCAACTGGCTGGGCTACTTTCCTTCAGGCAGTCTTCGATGCGGATTTATCAGTTGTTGGGACGTGGCCAATCCGCACCGAAAACTCAGTGCGCCGTCGCGCGTCTAAGAGTAACGCATTGGCAAATTCCGTTGTCTTGGTCTGTCGAAGAAAAGTCCTATCCGCAGACAAGATCACCCGCGCCGAGTTTATCCGCGCCCTGAAACGTGAACTCCCCCCGGCCATCGCCGAGCTTCAGGCTGCCAACGTCTCCCCGGCCGACATGCCGCAATCGGCCATCGGCCCCGGCATGGGTGTCTTCTCGCGCTACAAGGCGGTGCTCGAGGCTGACGACAACCCGATGACGGTCAAGACTGCGCTGCAGCTGATCAATGCCGAGCTCGACGAGTTCCTGAACGACCTGCATGGCGAGTTCGACGCCGACACCCGCTTTGCCGCGACCTGGTTCGAGCAGCACGGTAACGACAAGGGCGACTATGGTTCTGCAGACAACCTAGCGCGCGCGCGTGGGATATCGGTGGAAAGCGTGAAACATGCCGGGATCGTAGAGAGCTCTGCAGGCAAAGTCCGCATCTTAAAGCGCTCTGAACTAGACGCCGATTGGGACCCGCTTGAAGATGATCATCTCACGATCTGGGAATGCTGCCAGCACCTGATCCGCGTTCTTGAAAACGATGGTGAGTATGCGGCAGCTGTACTTGTCAAGAAGATCGGCAGTGACAAGGCTGAAACGGTCAAGGATCTCGCCTACTATCTCTACGAGGTTTGCTCGACCAAGCGTCAGGACGCAAAGGAGGCGACGGCCTACAACGGGCTGATCGCCGTGTGGACCGAACTGACACGGCAGGCCGCTACCATCCAAATTGAAGACCAGTATCGCCAGTCGGCGATGGACATTTGA
- a CDS encoding AAA family ATPase, whose protein sequence is MTFAERHRPRSVHDLVFADPNFAAIIDRYAHARPSKPLLLYGEPGTGKSEALRLIAETQFAQAGIECEDFTLNGADAAKGIYDKMLNMAQMQMWPVGTPAIIVVDEIDEIEDAFPGKTRTFIEQHKSVQLLASTNYIKKLKPALQSRMRCVEVKKPAPMDWVPRAHAILTAEGANVSLFVVQQLMANFTGDARDFIDYLEEQVHAARQFAPAASAQPRTVASLLNQVSGGTP, encoded by the coding sequence ATGACCTTCGCTGAACGTCACAGGCCGCGGTCTGTGCATGACCTCGTCTTTGCCGATCCCAATTTCGCGGCGATCATTGATCGCTATGCCCATGCACGCCCCTCCAAGCCTCTCTTGCTCTACGGTGAGCCCGGCACTGGTAAGTCAGAAGCTTTGCGTTTGATTGCAGAAACCCAGTTTGCTCAAGCAGGCATTGAATGTGAAGACTTTACACTCAACGGCGCGGATGCCGCCAAAGGCATCTATGACAAGATGCTCAATATGGCCCAGATGCAGATGTGGCCTGTCGGTACGCCCGCAATCATCGTGGTCGATGAGATTGACGAGATCGAGGATGCTTTCCCTGGCAAAACTCGTACTTTTATAGAACAGCACAAGAGCGTGCAGCTTCTGGCCAGCACCAACTACATCAAGAAGCTCAAGCCGGCTCTACAAAGCCGTATGCGCTGTGTAGAAGTCAAAAAGCCTGCGCCAATGGATTGGGTGCCGCGTGCACATGCCATCCTCACCGCTGAGGGGGCAAATGTCTCCTTATTTGTTGTTCAGCAGCTGATGGCTAACTTCACTGGCGATGCACGTGACTTCATCGATTACCTCGAAGAACAAGTACACGCGGCACGGCAGTTTGCGCCTGCCGCCTCCGCTCAGCCTCGCACGGTTGCCAGCCTCCTGAACCAAGTCTCCGGAGGCACGCCATGA
- a CDS encoding DUF3768 domain-containing protein: MPEPDVERIRALNDHARQSFTGCRVAITRGIAALGHDAVYAVFDLVKAYDDFTPDNDPYGEHDFGSFYWGEHQVFWKFDYYDLDYTLHSQDPADETVTARVLTVMLAEEY; the protein is encoded by the coding sequence ATGCCTGAACCCGATGTTGAGCGAATAAGAGCACTTAATGATCACGCACGGCAGAGCTTCACGGGCTGTCGTGTGGCGATCACACGGGGCATAGCGGCACTTGGTCATGACGCGGTCTATGCCGTATTTGACCTTGTCAAAGCCTATGACGATTTTACACCAGACAATGATCCATATGGCGAGCATGACTTTGGGTCGTTCTATTGGGGTGAACATCAGGTGTTTTGGAAATTTGATTACTACGACCTCGACTACACCCTGCACTCGCAGGACCCCGCAGATGAAACCGTCACTGCGCGGGTGCTCACGGTAATGTTGGCTGAGGAATACTGA
- a CDS encoding XdhC family protein, producing MKTLQPETGIYAERVADIVDAAARIVQADGRFALITSLSIEGGAAREVGSLAIVEPDGTMTGYLSNGCIDRDIQHRALMALNANRKEVVRYGEGSRYLDLKLPCGGALEVLIDPDPDRDMLLNAKRDFDARRQATLSFRENGADQPTYSFTYEPRVRLCLAGRGAIFRALARLGDATGYEVLLISPDTEDMDATQHLSKQAPIHLKSSDQALDLSDLDERTAFLTLFHDHDWEPHLLLKALETPAGFIGSLGSRRTHVMRCETLIGLGATDAEISRLRGPIGLVGSLRDASLIAVSALAEIVSTFPSQLSIPRTAHAGTAEGHWAQIG from the coding sequence ATGAAGACGTTGCAGCCTGAGACCGGCATCTACGCAGAGCGTGTGGCCGACATCGTGGACGCGGCCGCTCGCATTGTTCAGGCCGATGGACGGTTTGCCCTGATCACATCCCTTTCGATCGAAGGCGGGGCAGCGCGCGAAGTTGGCTCATTGGCCATCGTGGAACCTGACGGAACGATGACGGGTTATCTGTCAAACGGGTGTATCGACCGGGACATTCAGCATCGCGCGCTCATGGCATTGAATGCCAATCGCAAGGAAGTGGTCCGCTACGGCGAGGGGTCTCGTTATCTCGACTTGAAACTTCCCTGTGGCGGGGCGCTTGAGGTGCTGATAGACCCGGATCCAGATCGTGACATGCTGTTGAATGCAAAGCGTGACTTTGATGCGCGCAGACAGGCAACGCTTTCCTTTCGGGAAAACGGGGCTGATCAGCCCACATACAGCTTTACCTACGAGCCACGGGTGCGGCTCTGCCTTGCGGGGCGAGGCGCGATCTTTCGAGCCTTGGCGCGGCTCGGCGACGCCACGGGATATGAGGTTCTGTTAATCTCACCTGATACCGAGGATATGGACGCCACACAGCATCTCTCAAAGCAAGCTCCAATTCATCTCAAGTCCTCTGATCAAGCGCTGGACCTGAGCGACCTCGACGAACGGACCGCGTTTCTCACCCTTTTCCATGATCACGACTGGGAGCCTCATCTGCTGCTCAAAGCGCTAGAGACGCCTGCGGGCTTCATAGGATCGCTAGGTAGTCGGAGAACACATGTGATGCGGTGTGAAACGCTCATTGGTTTGGGCGCAACGGACGCGGAAATCAGCCGGCTGAGGGGCCCAATTGGGTTGGTCGGATCACTTAGGGATGCATCGTTGATCGCTGTATCCGCATTGGCAGAGATCGTTTCGACGTTTCCCTCGCAGCTCTCAATTCCTCGAACAGCACATGCCGGTACCGCTGAAGGGCATTGGGCCCAGATCGGGTGA
- a CDS encoding TlpA family protein disulfide reductase, which translates to MSAIDLGPFVLSIERFAALLGVIVFVAVAELFARSTKARTLSNWSSTTVFWGFIGARLGHVIEFWPSFAEEPWRILAIWQGGFSVAGAAVGVAAVTAWALWRSLPVVPAASALCAGVIVWQAILLDVAPREPVALPGDPLATIEGESLVLTSLVASDKPIIINLWATWCPPCRRELPMLATVAAQRDDVVFLLASQGGTAAHVSRYLAEHDLQPEHVLIDTSGMLARHYGTVGLPVTLFIGTDGLLAHTHVGEISREVLLSRIARLQ; encoded by the coding sequence ATGTCCGCAATCGACCTCGGCCCATTTGTTCTCAGTATTGAACGCTTTGCAGCACTGCTTGGCGTGATCGTATTTGTGGCTGTGGCAGAGCTCTTTGCACGTTCAACTAAAGCTCGCACATTAAGCAACTGGTCCAGCACAACCGTGTTTTGGGGGTTTATTGGTGCTCGCCTCGGCCATGTGATCGAATTCTGGCCCAGCTTTGCCGAAGAGCCTTGGCGCATCTTAGCGATCTGGCAAGGCGGCTTCTCTGTGGCTGGGGCTGCAGTTGGTGTTGCAGCCGTGACAGCTTGGGCCTTGTGGCGGTCGTTGCCCGTTGTTCCTGCTGCATCCGCGCTCTGCGCAGGCGTGATCGTGTGGCAAGCAATCCTGTTGGATGTTGCGCCCCGCGAGCCTGTGGCATTGCCTGGAGATCCTTTGGCGACCATCGAGGGCGAAAGCCTAGTTCTGACATCACTCGTCGCTTCAGATAAGCCGATCATCATCAATCTTTGGGCCACGTGGTGCCCGCCCTGCCGCCGTGAATTGCCTATGCTCGCAACCGTTGCCGCGCAGCGTGATGATGTCGTGTTCTTGTTGGCATCCCAAGGTGGAACAGCGGCCCATGTCAGTCGCTACCTCGCAGAACATGATCTTCAGCCAGAACACGTGCTGATCGATACAAGCGGGATGCTTGCACGGCATTATGGCACGGTGGGCCTGCCCGTGACCTTATTCATCGGCACTGACGGGCTGCTTGCGCACACACATGTGGGCGAGATTTCGCGCGAGGTGCTGTTAAGCCGAATTGCGCGGCTGCAGTAG
- a CDS encoding nucleotidyltransferase family protein yields MDDVAAILLAAGLSRRMGAQNKLLMPVAGKPMVRHLAETYLSVLTTPLTVVTGHEANKVRAALTGLSVVVAHNENFAEGQPGSVATGLSVATDAALLLIGLADQPRLTQADLIQLLQWHRANDPGKITVPKRDADRGNPILVPRILRPRLTENPNRPGCMRVTRDEPELVQFAPLTADGFYADVDTPEDYAGLMQNEAETAG; encoded by the coding sequence ATGGATGACGTCGCCGCAATCCTCCTTGCCGCAGGCCTGTCTCGCCGCATGGGCGCACAAAACAAGCTGCTGATGCCGGTAGCAGGCAAACCCATGGTGCGACATCTGGCGGAAACTTACCTGTCGGTGTTGACGACACCGCTGACGGTTGTAACCGGGCATGAAGCGAACAAAGTCCGAGCCGCACTTACAGGGCTATCGGTTGTCGTTGCTCACAACGAAAACTTCGCCGAGGGCCAGCCCGGATCCGTTGCAACAGGACTTAGCGTGGCGACTGACGCAGCGCTTTTGCTGATTGGATTGGCCGATCAGCCGCGCCTCACCCAAGCCGATTTGATACAGCTGCTGCAATGGCATCGTGCCAACGATCCGGGCAAGATCACCGTGCCCAAACGGGACGCGGACCGTGGCAATCCGATCCTTGTTCCGCGCATTTTGCGCCCACGTCTGACCGAAAACCCCAACCGCCCGGGCTGCATGCGCGTCACCCGCGACGAGCCGGAGCTCGTTCAATTCGCCCCGCTGACCGCTGACGGTTTCTATGCGGATGTCGACACCCCGGAAGACTACGCAGGACTCATGCAGAATGAAGCGGAGACCGCGGGATGA
- a CDS encoding carbon monoxide dehydrogenase subunit G, whose product MELSDEIIINAPKDQVYAALNDPEVLKQCIPGCEELIKHSDTELEAKVVLKIGPVKARFGGNVVLDQTGAPDAFSLTGQGNGGAAGHAKGGADVTLTADGDTTILRYEAKAEIGGKLAQLGSRLIQSTARKLAAKFFKSFADVVNEDVAA is encoded by the coding sequence ATGGAACTCAGTGACGAAATCATCATCAACGCGCCCAAAGACCAGGTCTATGCGGCTTTGAACGATCCAGAGGTACTCAAGCAGTGTATTCCTGGATGTGAGGAGTTGATAAAACATTCAGACACGGAACTGGAAGCCAAGGTCGTTCTGAAAATCGGCCCTGTTAAGGCCCGTTTTGGCGGGAATGTTGTGCTGGACCAAACCGGCGCACCGGATGCGTTTTCGCTGACCGGTCAGGGCAATGGCGGTGCAGCAGGTCACGCGAAAGGCGGTGCCGATGTGACGCTGACCGCTGACGGGGACACGACCATTCTACGCTATGAAGCCAAGGCGGAAATCGGTGGAAAACTGGCACAACTAGGCAGCCGCCTGATCCAGAGCACGGCAAGGAAGCTGGCAGCGAAGTTCTTCAAGTCCTTTGCAGATGTGGTCAATGAAGACGTTGCAGCCTGA
- a CDS encoding tyrosine-type recombinase/integrase, protein MRQAQTLNEAQLRRVLHYCRSRRHPTRDETIILFSFYAGLRAKELAALTRGDVFDEDCNVREQFILTAAQSKGGKTRTVYLNQRLRRALAEYAAGLYLADLSRPLFESQKGGHFSANTMCQLFLDIYKAVGLKDASSHSGRRTYITRLANKGVGVRLLAELAGHSHISTTQRYIDVNAEQLSAAVELL, encoded by the coding sequence ATGCGCCAAGCACAGACGCTCAACGAAGCCCAGCTGCGCCGTGTATTACACTACTGCCGCAGCCGTCGTCATCCAACTCGTGACGAAACCATCATCCTGTTCAGCTTCTACGCAGGGCTGCGGGCCAAGGAGCTAGCCGCGCTGACGCGAGGCGATGTGTTTGATGAAGACTGTAACGTGCGTGAGCAGTTCATCCTAACCGCAGCGCAAAGCAAGGGCGGTAAGACACGCACAGTTTACCTGAACCAGCGTTTGCGCCGTGCGCTAGCGGAATATGCAGCGGGATTGTACCTTGCTGATCTAAGTCGCCCGCTTTTTGAGAGCCAGAAAGGCGGGCACTTCTCTGCCAACACCATGTGCCAGCTGTTCTTGGACATCTATAAGGCTGTGGGGCTCAAGGATGCATCAAGCCATTCGGGACGCAGGACATATATAACGAGATTGGCGAACAAGGGCGTGGGCGTGCGCTTGTTGGCGGAATTGGCGGGACACAGCCATATCAGCACAACGCAGCGTTACATCGACGTGAACGCTGAACAGCTCAGTGCGGCGGTCGAGCTGCTGTGA
- a CDS encoding DUF3883 domain-containing protein has protein sequence MAKLDDIKPGGKASGIVPGAIAEIVSVEWIGDQAINVVYRSANGSVAETTLYRDDEHRLELESAGRKWSFDADGAMLRLVTEANRIKLAHFFDPYLAIHTSLVDPLPHQISAVYGEMLSRQPLRFLLADDPGAGKTIMAGLLIKELIARSDLERCLVIAPGSLVEQWQDELGEKFGLEFDILTRDMIESSRSGNPFNDHNRLIARLDVLARNEEMQEKLQAATEFDLIISDEAHRMSATYFGNEVKRTKRYELGQVLGRCCRHFLLMSATPHNGKEKDFQLFMALLDGDRFEGRFRDGVHVADVEDMMRRLTKEELLRFDGRPLFPERRAYTVKYELSPEEAELYTAVTEYVRNEMNRVQRFADDDGRKKNNVGFALQILQRRLASSPAAIYQSLKRRRERLEDELSAARLAKKGAAPKAPSISDEMLRNLDEYDQEEIDEIEDLISTGATTAETIEQLEIEVETLKGLEGMAVRVLHSGKDTKWQQLDRILDDDLMLDADGHRRKLIIFTEPKDTLEYLRQKVVARLGRPDAVEVIHGGVSREERRKVVERFMQDRDMLVLVANDAAGEGVNLQRGHLMVNYDLPWNPNKIEQRFGRIHRIGQQEVCHLWNLVAKDTREGEVYARLLEKLEAAREALGGRVYDVLGELFEERALKDLLFEAIQYNEDEEVRARIFQTVDGAVDQSHLLHLLQKRQLTSDTMPEARVQELRIEMERAEAQRLQPHHIQSFFVEAFQRLGGQIKRREEGRWEIKHVPLSVRERDRQIGTGAPLQKKYERICFEKDKINQQPVAAFVYPGHPLLDAVISLVREQNEHLMKQGAVLVDDTDEGTDISALFLLEHSVQDGRTTSSGNPNVISQKLQFAAIDKQGQVTNAGIAPHLNLRPATAEEINAVERPLNADWLRSDLEKKVTQFATVELAQGHVAEVRARRVPEIDKVEQEVKARLKKEINYWDARAFELKEEEKAGKKMRLNWQNAQRRAEDLAERLKRRLEVIEQERFISAQPPRVRGGMIVVPKGLLREQMPNQFADVGSGFSEDPVARREIEVKAINAVMAAERELGNEPRSVENQRGLGYDIESYDPETGHLRFLEVKGRVDGADTIMITRNELMASLNKEEHFFLVFVPILNGYAQKPIYRPGRLMTREPEFGQTAIQFSINSLLEWAETPT, from the coding sequence GTGGCTAAACTTGATGATATAAAACCTGGTGGCAAGGCCAGCGGCATCGTACCAGGTGCCATTGCCGAAATCGTGTCTGTAGAGTGGATTGGTGATCAAGCCATCAACGTTGTGTACCGCTCTGCAAACGGATCAGTCGCAGAAACCACGCTATACCGAGACGATGAGCATCGCCTTGAGTTAGAGAGTGCAGGACGCAAGTGGTCCTTCGATGCAGATGGGGCAATGTTACGCCTTGTGACAGAGGCGAACCGGATCAAGCTTGCTCATTTCTTCGACCCCTACTTGGCCATCCATACAAGCCTCGTCGATCCGCTACCGCATCAAATATCCGCTGTATATGGTGAAATGCTGTCTCGGCAGCCACTGCGATTTCTGCTCGCAGACGACCCTGGGGCAGGCAAGACTATTATGGCCGGATTGCTTATTAAGGAGCTTATTGCGAGGAGCGATCTGGAGCGCTGTCTAGTCATCGCACCGGGTAGCCTTGTTGAGCAATGGCAAGATGAATTGGGAGAAAAGTTCGGCCTCGAATTCGACATCCTCACTCGAGATATGATTGAAAGTTCGAGATCAGGAAACCCGTTCAACGATCATAATCGACTGATTGCGCGCTTGGATGTCTTGGCGCGCAATGAGGAGATGCAGGAAAAACTTCAAGCCGCTACCGAATTTGACCTGATCATTTCGGACGAGGCACACCGTATGTCAGCCACCTATTTCGGCAACGAGGTTAAGCGAACAAAGCGCTACGAGTTGGGGCAGGTGCTAGGTCGTTGCTGCCGCCACTTCCTTCTAATGTCGGCGACGCCACACAACGGGAAAGAAAAGGATTTTCAGCTCTTCATGGCGCTTCTCGATGGGGATCGCTTTGAAGGGCGTTTCCGTGACGGGGTACATGTTGCTGATGTAGAGGACATGATGCGACGGCTGACAAAAGAAGAGCTTCTTCGCTTTGATGGTCGTCCACTCTTCCCGGAGCGACGCGCCTACACGGTGAAGTACGAGCTCTCACCTGAGGAAGCGGAGCTGTATACAGCGGTCACTGAGTATGTCCGCAACGAGATGAACCGGGTTCAACGATTTGCGGACGACGACGGTCGAAAGAAGAACAATGTCGGCTTCGCACTTCAAATCCTGCAGCGTCGATTGGCTTCCAGTCCGGCTGCCATCTACCAGTCATTGAAGCGGCGACGCGAACGGCTGGAGGACGAGTTGTCAGCAGCTCGTTTGGCAAAGAAGGGCGCAGCGCCAAAGGCTCCCAGTATCAGTGATGAGATGCTGCGGAACCTCGACGAATACGATCAAGAAGAAATCGACGAGATCGAAGACCTGATCTCTACTGGCGCCACTACAGCTGAGACCATTGAACAGCTTGAGATCGAGGTTGAGACCTTAAAAGGACTGGAGGGAATGGCCGTGCGCGTCCTTCATTCCGGCAAAGATACGAAATGGCAGCAGCTTGATCGCATCCTCGATGATGACTTGATGCTCGACGCGGATGGACACAGGCGGAAGCTAATCATCTTTACCGAGCCAAAGGATACGCTCGAATACCTGCGCCAGAAAGTTGTTGCCCGTCTCGGTCGTCCGGATGCCGTTGAGGTCATTCACGGCGGTGTTTCAAGAGAAGAGCGCCGGAAAGTCGTTGAGCGGTTTATGCAGGACCGTGACATGCTGGTTCTGGTTGCCAACGATGCAGCGGGTGAAGGCGTAAATCTTCAGCGCGGTCACTTGATGGTCAACTATGACCTACCTTGGAACCCCAACAAGATTGAACAGCGGTTCGGGCGCATCCATCGGATTGGTCAGCAAGAGGTTTGTCACCTTTGGAACCTAGTCGCCAAGGATACGAGAGAGGGTGAGGTCTACGCCCGACTTCTGGAAAAGCTGGAAGCTGCCCGCGAGGCACTTGGGGGCCGCGTCTATGATGTTCTTGGAGAGCTCTTCGAAGAGCGCGCTCTGAAAGACCTGCTATTTGAAGCGATCCAGTACAACGAAGACGAAGAAGTCCGAGCTCGCATTTTCCAGACGGTCGATGGGGCTGTTGATCAAAGCCATCTTCTGCACCTCTTGCAGAAGCGTCAGTTGACCAGTGATACGATGCCTGAGGCGCGCGTTCAGGAACTGCGTATTGAGATGGAGCGCGCTGAGGCGCAGCGTCTTCAACCGCATCACATTCAGAGCTTCTTCGTTGAGGCTTTCCAGCGCCTTGGTGGTCAAATCAAACGGCGCGAAGAAGGGCGCTGGGAGATCAAACATGTACCGCTCAGCGTCCGTGAGCGCGACCGGCAGATTGGAACCGGAGCACCTCTTCAAAAGAAGTACGAACGGATTTGCTTTGAGAAGGACAAGATCAATCAGCAGCCGGTCGCAGCCTTCGTTTACCCAGGACATCCGCTGCTTGACGCAGTGATCAGTCTTGTCCGAGAGCAGAACGAGCACCTGATGAAGCAAGGGGCTGTCCTCGTCGATGACACCGATGAGGGCACAGATATCAGCGCGCTGTTCCTGCTGGAGCACAGCGTTCAGGATGGTCGCACGACGAGCTCTGGAAATCCTAACGTCATCTCCCAGAAGCTCCAGTTCGCGGCCATCGACAAACAAGGTCAGGTGACAAACGCTGGGATTGCGCCGCACCTCAACCTTCGCCCAGCGACTGCGGAGGAAATCAATGCCGTTGAGCGCCCCCTAAACGCCGACTGGCTCCGCAGTGATCTAGAGAAGAAGGTCACTCAGTTCGCGACAGTAGAGCTGGCGCAGGGACATGTCGCTGAGGTTCGTGCACGACGGGTTCCTGAGATCGACAAAGTTGAGCAGGAGGTGAAGGCGCGGCTCAAGAAAGAGATCAACTACTGGGATGCCCGAGCTTTCGAGCTCAAGGAAGAAGAGAAGGCTGGAAAGAAGATGCGCCTGAACTGGCAGAACGCACAGCGGCGCGCCGAAGACTTGGCTGAACGTCTCAAGCGTCGTCTCGAAGTCATCGAACAGGAACGCTTCATCTCTGCTCAGCCTCCAAGAGTTCGGGGAGGCATGATTGTCGTGCCAAAAGGGCTCTTGCGAGAGCAAATGCCAAACCAGTTCGCTGATGTTGGCTCCGGTTTCTCCGAGGACCCTGTGGCGCGTCGAGAGATCGAAGTGAAAGCCATAAACGCCGTCATGGCTGCTGAGCGTGAACTGGGGAACGAACCCAGAAGCGTCGAGAACCAGCGTGGGCTTGGTTACGACATCGAGTCCTATGATCCAGAGACCGGCCACCTGCGGTTCTTGGAAGTCAAAGGCCGCGTCGATGGCGCCGATACGATCATGATCACGCGCAATGAACTCATGGCCTCTCTGAACAAGGAAGAGCATTTCTTTCTTGTGTTCGTGCCGATCTTGAACGGATACGCGCAGAAGCCAATCTACAGACCCGGGCGCCTCATGACGCGCGAGCCCGAGTTCGGACAGACAGCCATTCAATTTTCAATAAATAGCCTGCTTGAGTGGGCAGAAACGCCGACATGA